Proteins from one Gemmatimonadota bacterium genomic window:
- a CDS encoding alpha/beta fold hydrolase, whose translation MKKRRWRVMAAVFTAAALVVLVGPRTRFEERWNEPEIGSDVDAYLSRRESSVSNLRPGEAKAVVWADAETRTRTPIALVYFHGYSADRHEVDPLLSRIAQPLGANVFYTRLSGHGRDGAAMAEATVEAWMDDAAEAVAVGAALGERVVLVGTSTGGTLAVWAAARPEAAGRVAALAVISPNFHPRDKWSRILLWPWGGQIARLIIGAERCFEPENAEQELHWTVCYPTSALLPMMALVEHVRTMPLDGVTVPILVAYSREDAVVDSEETRLAFGRFGSSHKQLVEISGSEDPARHVIAGDIMSPGTTDEIARSILDFLRLIPSLQRRFPGDPGG comes from the coding sequence TTTACGGCGGCCGCGCTCGTTGTTCTTGTCGGTCCACGGACCCGCTTCGAGGAGCGGTGGAACGAGCCGGAGATCGGCTCGGACGTCGATGCGTACCTCTCCCGACGCGAGTCGAGCGTGTCCAATCTACGCCCGGGGGAGGCGAAAGCGGTGGTGTGGGCGGATGCTGAGACGCGCACCAGGACCCCCATAGCGCTGGTCTATTTCCACGGCTACTCGGCGGACCGCCACGAGGTAGATCCGTTATTGAGTCGAATCGCGCAGCCTTTGGGCGCGAACGTTTTCTACACGAGGCTGAGCGGGCACGGTCGGGACGGGGCCGCGATGGCCGAAGCGACAGTGGAAGCGTGGATGGACGATGCTGCCGAGGCGGTCGCGGTGGGCGCCGCGCTCGGGGAGCGCGTGGTGCTCGTCGGCACCTCGACCGGGGGCACGCTCGCTGTCTGGGCAGCGGCCCGCCCGGAAGCCGCCGGGCGCGTCGCGGCGCTTGCCGTCATCTCTCCGAACTTCCATCCGCGGGACAAGTGGTCGCGCATACTGCTCTGGCCGTGGGGTGGCCAGATCGCCCGTCTGATCATCGGTGCAGAGCGGTGCTTCGAACCGGAGAACGCGGAGCAGGAGCTGCACTGGACCGTATGCTACCCGACGTCGGCTTTGCTCCCGATGATGGCGCTGGTCGAGCACGTCCGCACGATGCCGCTCGACGGCGTGACGGTGCCGATCCTCGTCGCTTACTCCCGGGAGGACGCGGTGGTCGATTCGGAAGAGACCCGACTGGCGTTCGGGCGGTTTGGGAGCTCGCACAAGCAGCTCGTAGAGATCTCGGGGTCCGAGGACCCGGCGCGGCACGTGATCGCGGGAGATATCATGTCGCCCGGTACGACTGACGAGATAGCTCGATCGATTCTGGACTTCCTCCGCCTGATACCGAGCCTGCAGCGCCGATTCCCCGGCGACCCGGGGGGGTGA